In the genome of Nymphaea colorata isolate Beijing-Zhang1983 chromosome 9, ASM883128v2, whole genome shotgun sequence, one region contains:
- the LOC116260276 gene encoding probable metal-nicotianamine transporter YSL12, with amino-acid sequence MAEEGRGQEKEDAASPLSVERVFEKERVPKWREQLTFRAFAVSFVLGAMFSVIVMKLNLTTGIIPSLNVAAGLLGFFFIKTWTKLLDKSGLLKQPFTRQENTVIQTCVVACSGIAFSGGFGSYLFGMSNIVALQTPDVNDANNTKEPSLTWMIGFLFVVSFVGLFSVVPLRKIMVIDYKLTYPSGTATAYLINGFHTPQGAKLAKKQVSVLGRFFSFSFLWGFFQWFYTGGDSCGFSNFPTFGLKAYDNRFYFDFSSTYVGAGMICPYIVNISLLLGAILSWGIMWPMIDKKSGDWYSASLPKSSLHGLNGYKIFISIALILGDGLYNFVSVMIRTAMAFRQQMKKKDAIIPVAGVAAENGTNFDEERRNQHFMKDSIPFLYAVGGYLAIVVIATPVLPKIFPQLKWYYVLVAYIIAPVLAFCNAYGCGLTDWSLASTYGKLAIFIIGAWAGAHNGGVLAGLAACGVMMSIVSTASDLMQDFKTGYLTLASPRSMFVSQVIGTAMGCVIAPSVFWLFYKAFNVGSPDSEYKAPYAAIYRNIALLGVQGFGSLPKHCFELCCGFFAAAIVINLLKNVILPKKVAGYVPIPMAMAIPFYIGGYFAIDMCVGSLILYAWERVNKAKAEAFGPAVASGLICGDGIWTLPASVLSLAKVSPPICMKFLSRSVNLQVDKLLGG; translated from the exons ATGGCGGAGGAGGGGCGAGGGCAGGAAAAGGAGGACGCGGCGTCGCCGCTGTCCGTGGAACGGGTGTTCGAGAAGGAGAGGGTGCCGAAATGGCGGGAGCAGCTTACTTTCCGGGCGTTCGCGGTGAGCTTCGTTCTGGGAGCGATGTTCTCCGTGATCGTGATGAAGCTCAATCTCACCACGGGGATCATCCCGTCGCTGAACGTCGCGGCGGGGCTGCTcggcttcttcttcatcaagaCGTGGACGAAGCTGCTGGACAAGTCGGGGCTCCTCAAGCAGCCTTTCACCAGGCAGGAGAACACCGTGATCCAGACATGCGTCGTCGCCTGCTCCGGCATCGCCTTCAGCG GTGGGTTCGGGAGCTACCTTTTCGGGATGAGCAATATTGTTGCCTTGCAAACGCCAGATGTCAATGATGCCAACAACACAAAAGAACCAAGCTTAACATGGATGATTGGCTTCCTCTTTGTTGTCAGTTTCGTGGGCCTCTTCTCTGTGGTGCCACTTAGGAAG aTCATGGTTATCGACTACAAGCTGACGTATCCGAGCGGCACTGCTACTGCCTATCTGATCAATGGCTTCCACACTCCCCAAGGAGCCAAACTTGCGAA GAAGCAGGTCAGTGTTCTTGGAAGATTCTTCTCTTTCAGCTTTTTGTGGGGTTTCTTCCAATGGTTCTACACCGGTGGTGACAGTTGCGGGTTTTCAAATTTCCCTACTTTTGGTCTCAAAGCTTATGACAACAG ATTCTACTTTGACTTCTCCTCGACTTATGTTGGTGCTGGGATGATCTGCCCATACATTGTCAACATCTCTCTTCTTTTAGGTGCAATCCTTTCATGGGGAATCATGTGGCCTATGATTGATAAAAAGTCAGGGGACTGGTACTCTGCCTCTCTACCTAAAAGCTCTCTCCATGGCCTTAATGGATACAAG ATTTTTATTTCGATTGCCTTGATCCTTGGTGATGGTCTCTACAATTTTGTGAGTGTCATGATTCGCACTGCAATGGCATTCCGTCagcaaatgaagaagaaagatgccATAATCCCTGTGGCTGGTGTAGCTGCGGAAAATGGTACCAACTTTGATGAGGAACGTCGCAATCAGCACTTCATGAAAGACAGCATTCCTTTTCTCTATGCTGTTGGTGGCTACCTTGCTATCGTGGTCATTGCCACCCCTGTCCTCCCTAAAATCTTCCCCCAGTTGAAATG GTACTACGTCCTTGTGGCATACATCATTGCACCGGTTTTGGCCTTCTGTAATGCCTATGGCTGTGGTCTCACCGACTGGAGTCTTGCCTCCACTTACGGGAAGCTGGCGATTTTCATCATTGGTGCCTGGGCTGGAGCGCATAACGGAGGTGTCCTTGCTGGCCTTGCTGCCTGTGGTGTGATGATGAGCATAGTTTCAACTGCTTCCGACCTGATGCAGGACTTCAAGACCGGGTACTTGACTCTGGCCTCTCCGCGGTCCATGTTTGTGAGCCAAGTCATTGGAACTGCCATGGGCTGTGTGATTGCACCAAGTGTGTTCTGGCTCTTCTACAAGGCCTTCAACGTCGGGTCTCCAGACAGCGAGTACAAAGCGCCGTATGCAGCAATTTACCGCAACATAGCTCTTCTTGGAGTACAGGGCTTTGGATCATTGCCTAAGCATTGCTTTGAGCTGTGCTGCGGCTTCTTTGCAGCAGCCATCGTCATCAATCTGCTCAAGAACGTAATCCTGCCCAAGAAGGTGGCAGGTTACGTGCCCATCCCCATGGCTATGGCAATCCCCTTCTACATTGGAGGCTACTTCGCAATCGACATGTGCGTGGGGAGCTTGATTCTCTATGCATGGGAGCGCGTCAACAAGGCAAAGGCAGAAGCATTCGGGCCGGCTGTTGCGTCAGGGTTGATATGTGGAGATGGGATATGGACATTGCCTGCATCTGTGCTGTCTTTGGCTAAAGTGAGCCCACCCATTTGCATGAAGTTCTTGTCTCGTTCGGTCAACCTGCAGGTAGACAAGTTATTGGGTGGTTAA
- the LOC116259834 gene encoding chromatin-remodeling complex subunit ies6 isoform X1, translating to MKGSAMEAEIVEADILLPSLLPFKRTQMSEKYPKGHARGRHWKHLKQILQAENYQNFPADEPNYINIESPPSMYPAKKLCDITGFEARYTDPRTNLRYANIEVFKRIRSLPNEYVQRYLALRNAAVVLK from the exons ATGAAG GGATCTGCAATGGAAGCAGAAATTGTAGAAGCTGATATTCTGCTCccttctcttctcccttttAAGAGGACCCAAATGTCAGAGAAGTACCCAAAAGGGCATGCGAGGGGCAGGCACTGGAAGCATCTGAAGCAGATTCTTCAAGCCGagaattatcaaaattttcctgCCGACGAACCGAATT ATATAAATATTGAATCTCCTCCTTCTATGTACCCTGCTAAGAAGCTTTGTGATATTACAGGGTTTGAG GCTCGATACACAGATCCAAGGACAAATCTGCGATATGCAAACATTGAAGTTTTCAAGCGCATTAGGTCACTACCTAATGAGTATGTGCAGAGATACCTAGCTCTAAGGAATGCTGCAGTGGTTCTGAAATAG
- the LOC116259834 gene encoding uncharacterized protein LOC116259834 isoform X2, translating to MEAEIVEADILLPSLLPFKRTQMSEKYPKGHARGRHWKHLKQILQAENYQNFPADEPNYINIESPPSMYPAKKLCDITGFEARYTDPRTNLRYANIEVFKRIRSLPNEYVQRYLALRNAAVVLK from the exons ATGGAAGCAGAAATTGTAGAAGCTGATATTCTGCTCccttctcttctcccttttAAGAGGACCCAAATGTCAGAGAAGTACCCAAAAGGGCATGCGAGGGGCAGGCACTGGAAGCATCTGAAGCAGATTCTTCAAGCCGagaattatcaaaattttcctgCCGACGAACCGAATT ATATAAATATTGAATCTCCTCCTTCTATGTACCCTGCTAAGAAGCTTTGTGATATTACAGGGTTTGAG GCTCGATACACAGATCCAAGGACAAATCTGCGATATGCAAACATTGAAGTTTTCAAGCGCATTAGGTCACTACCTAATGAGTATGTGCAGAGATACCTAGCTCTAAGGAATGCTGCAGTGGTTCTGAAATAG